The following proteins come from a genomic window of Bacillus sp. (in: firmicutes):
- a CDS encoding D-alanine--D-alanine ligase yields the protein MKVAVLYGGTSGEREVSLSSGKGIMNALQKKGHEVIGIDFNPSKINELITLDVDIVFIGLHGRFGEDGRIQGLLDLLNIPYVGSGVLGSALAMNKVKAKRILEREGIRVAKDQTLNAATFNRDSFQFELEYPAVVKPACEGSTIGLTIAHNEQELMAGVEEGFKHDENLLIEEFIDGMEVTVAVLGEKGKEQALPVIEIVPKNKYYDYESKYAPGMSEHIIPARVSDDITEYLQNMAVLAHQSLDCKTYSRTDFIVPHDGSLPVLLEVNTLPGMTPTSLFPDAAREIGLSYEDMIETLLQLSLK from the coding sequence ATGAAAGTCGCTGTATTATATGGGGGAACATCAGGGGAGCGTGAAGTTTCGTTATCTTCTGGCAAAGGCATCATGAACGCCCTGCAAAAGAAAGGGCATGAAGTAATCGGCATTGATTTTAACCCAAGTAAAATCAATGAATTAATAACATTAGATGTTGATATTGTTTTTATCGGCTTGCATGGACGCTTCGGTGAGGATGGTAGAATTCAAGGCCTTTTAGATTTGCTTAATATTCCTTATGTTGGCTCTGGTGTGCTAGGTTCTGCTTTAGCGATGAATAAAGTGAAGGCAAAAAGAATATTGGAACGAGAGGGAATCCGCGTTGCTAAAGATCAAACATTAAATGCGGCTACATTTAATCGTGATAGCTTTCAATTTGAATTAGAATATCCCGCTGTTGTCAAACCTGCTTGTGAAGGTTCTACAATCGGCTTAACGATTGCACATAATGAACAAGAATTAATGGCTGGAGTTGAAGAAGGCTTTAAACATGATGAAAATTTATTAATTGAAGAGTTTATTGATGGCATGGAAGTAACGGTTGCTGTTTTAGGTGAAAAAGGAAAAGAGCAAGCCTTGCCTGTCATTGAAATCGTGCCAAAGAATAAATATTATGATTATGAATCAAAATATGCCCCAGGCATGAGTGAACATATTATTCCTGCAAGAGTAAGTGATGATATTACAGAATATCTACAAAATATGGCCGTGTTAGCTCATCAATCACTAGACTGTAAAACGTATTCACGAACGGACTTTATTGTTCCACATGATGGAAGCTTACCTGTGCTCTTAGAGGTCAACACATTACCTGGTATGACGCCGACTAGCTTATTCCCAGATGCCGCCCGTGAAATTGGCTTATCCTATGAAGATATGATTGAAACGCTCCTACAACTATCGCTAAAATAG
- a CDS encoding Glu/Leu/Phe/Val dehydrogenase, whose protein sequence is MAADKAGIGNEDKLDVLKSTQTVIKNALDKLGYSEEFYELLKEPLRMMTVRIPVRMDNGSVKLFTGYRAQHNDAVGPTKGGVRFHPGVTENEVNALSIWMSLKCGIVDLPYGGGKGGIICDPRDMSFRELENLSRGYVRAISQIVGPTKDIPAPDVFTNSQIMAWMMDEYSRIDEFNNPGFITGKPIVLGGSHGRESATAKGVTICIYEALKKKGIDIKGARVVVQGFGNAGSFLSKFMHDAGAKVIGISDAYGALHDPNGLDIDYLLDRRDSFGTVTKLFKNTITNKELLEIDCDILVPAAIENQITEENANGIQAKIIVEAANGPTTLEATKILTERGILLVPDVLASAGGVTVSYFEWVQNNQGYYWSEEEVEEKLEKVMVKAFNNVYDTAQTRKVDMRLAAYMVGVRKMAEASRFRGWI, encoded by the coding sequence ATGGCAGCCGATAAAGCAGGAATTGGAAATGAAGATAAGCTAGATGTCTTGAAATCAACGCAAACAGTCATTAAAAATGCATTAGATAAGCTCGGTTATTCTGAGGAGTTTTATGAACTTCTCAAGGAGCCTTTGCGAATGATGACTGTTAGAATTCCCGTTCGGATGGATAATGGATCGGTCAAACTTTTTACTGGCTACCGTGCCCAACATAATGATGCAGTCGGTCCTACAAAAGGCGGTGTACGTTTTCATCCAGGGGTAACAGAAAATGAAGTAAATGCGCTGTCAATTTGGATGAGTTTAAAGTGTGGCATTGTTGACTTGCCATATGGCGGTGGAAAAGGTGGTATTATTTGCGACCCTCGTGATATGTCATTTAGAGAGTTAGAGAATTTAAGCCGTGGTTATGTTCGGGCAATTAGTCAAATTGTTGGTCCTACTAAAGATATTCCGGCGCCAGATGTATTTACAAACTCGCAAATTATGGCATGGATGATGGATGAATATAGCCGTATCGATGAATTTAATAACCCAGGTTTTATTACCGGGAAACCAATCGTTCTTGGTGGATCCCACGGACGTGAGTCAGCCACTGCTAAAGGTGTGACCATTTGTATTTATGAAGCTTTAAAGAAAAAAGGTATCGATATAAAAGGCGCACGGGTTGTTGTTCAAGGATTTGGAAATGCAGGCAGCTTTTTGTCGAAATTTATGCATGATGCTGGTGCGAAGGTGATTGGCATTTCTGATGCGTATGGCGCCCTTCATGACCCAAATGGACTTGATATTGATTACCTTTTAGATCGTCGTGATAGCTTTGGAACAGTAACAAAGTTATTTAAAAATACGATTACAAATAAAGAGCTTTTAGAGATAGATTGCGATATTTTAGTACCAGCGGCGATTGAAAATCAAATTACTGAAGAAAATGCCAATGGTATTCAGGCAAAAATTATTGTAGAAGCAGCGAATGGCCCTACTACATTAGAAGCAACGAAAATATTAACAGAACGCGGCATTTTACTTGTTCCAGATGTACTTGCAAGTGCCGGAGGGGTCACGGTTTCTTATTTTGAATGGGTCCAAAATAACCAAGGCTATTATTGGTCCGAGGAAGAAGTCGAAGAAAAGCTGGAAAAAGTAATGGTGAAAGCATTTAATAATGTTTATGATACAGCGCAAACGAGAAAAGTTGATATGAGATTAGCAGCCTATATGGTTGGTGTGCGTAAGATGGCCGAAGCATCGCGTTTCAGAGGCTGGATTTAG
- the ypdA gene encoding YpdA family putative bacillithiol disulfide reductase: MKKEDIIIIGGGPCGLAAAIALGNKGFKPLVIEKGNVVNAVYEYPTHQTFFSASEKLEIGDVPFVSENRKPTRNQALCYYREVVKRKALRINTFERVKSVEKTGEQQFIVHTKKKNGEEHTYSATYVVIATGYYDNPNYMDVRGEDLPKVMHYFKEAHLYFNTDVVIVGGKNSAVDAALELHKAGAKSITVLYRGSEFSGSIKPWILPEFESLIRDGYIKMEFNSFVKEITNESVIYTVKGEEKTIKNDFVFAMTGYKPDHAFLKDMGVGVDEETGRPLFNADTMETNISGIFIAGVIAAGNNANEIFIENGRFHGEFIANCLSGKM, translated from the coding sequence ATGAAAAAGGAAGATATCATTATTATTGGGGGCGGACCTTGTGGCTTGGCTGCGGCAATTGCTCTTGGGAACAAAGGTTTTAAGCCACTTGTCATTGAAAAAGGAAATGTTGTAAATGCGGTTTACGAATATCCTACACACCAAACTTTTTTTAGTGCTAGTGAAAAATTAGAAATTGGTGATGTACCATTTGTTTCCGAAAATCGAAAACCAACAAGAAATCAAGCCTTATGTTATTATCGTGAAGTCGTAAAACGAAAAGCGCTCCGCATTAACACGTTTGAGCGGGTAAAGAGCGTGGAAAAAACGGGAGAACAACAGTTTATTGTTCATACGAAAAAGAAAAATGGAGAAGAACATACATATAGCGCGACATACGTTGTCATTGCCACAGGGTATTATGATAACCCGAATTATATGGATGTTCGTGGTGAAGATTTGCCAAAGGTGATGCATTATTTTAAAGAGGCCCATCTATATTTTAATACAGATGTTGTGATTGTTGGTGGAAAAAACTCGGCCGTTGATGCCGCCCTTGAGCTTCATAAAGCTGGTGCGAAAAGCATTACGGTTTTGTATCGTGGTAGTGAATTTTCTGGAAGTATTAAACCATGGATTTTGCCTGAGTTTGAATCGTTAATTCGTGATGGTTACATAAAAATGGAGTTTAACTCATTTGTGAAGGAAATCACAAATGAGTCTGTCATCTATACAGTAAAAGGTGAGGAAAAAACAATTAAAAATGATTTTGTCTTTGCGATGACTGGCTATAAACCAGATCATGCTTTTTTAAAGGACATGGGAGTTGGCGTCGATGAGGAAACAGGGCGTCCACTTTTTAATGCAGACACAATGGAAACAAATATCTCTGGGATTTTTATTGCTGGGGTGATTGCCGCTGGCAATAATGCTAATGAAATTTTTATTGAAAACGGTCGGTTTCATGGTGAGTTCATTGCTAATTGTTTAAGTGGAAAAATGTAA
- a CDS encoding asparaginase, whose amino-acid sequence MKKKIALITTGGTIASKEISKGLLHSGAMSGEELATLCHLPDDIGVKIVDVIQKPSMHIDFDLMLKIRSAIISELKDESICGVVITHGTDTLEETAYFLDLTINDQRPIVVTGSQRSPQEIGTDVYSNLRNSIYAAVNKELTHAGVVVVFNERIYSAKYVKKVHASNIQGFESFGYGYLGIIDNNVVSIYQRPVYKDNYLIVKQIPRVDIIKCYSGVDGVLVDAALQAGAKGIILEGVGRGQVAPLMMNSIKSAIKAGIVVVITTSAEEGKVYPAYAYPGSAYDLQQNGVLLGEDYDSKKARIKLAVLLATVEKVTQEHFKR is encoded by the coding sequence TTGAAAAAGAAAATTGCCTTAATTACCACGGGTGGAACAATTGCCAGTAAAGAGATTTCGAAAGGATTATTACATTCAGGTGCGATGTCAGGTGAAGAATTAGCAACATTATGCCATCTACCTGACGATATCGGGGTCAAAATTGTTGATGTAATACAAAAGCCAAGCATGCATATTGATTTCGATTTAATGCTAAAAATTCGAAGTGCAATTATTTCGGAGTTGAAGGATGAATCAATCTGTGGTGTTGTCATCACCCATGGAACAGATACGTTGGAGGAAACGGCTTATTTTCTTGATTTAACGATTAATGACCAGCGTCCAATCGTCGTCACCGGCTCACAGCGTTCACCGCAGGAAATTGGTACGGATGTATACTCTAATCTTAGGAATTCGATTTATGCCGCTGTAAATAAAGAATTAACCCATGCAGGTGTCGTCGTTGTCTTTAACGAGCGGATTTATTCAGCAAAATATGTAAAAAAAGTTCACGCCTCGAACATCCAAGGATTTGAGTCCTTTGGCTATGGGTATCTTGGCATTATTGATAATAATGTTGTCAGCATTTACCAAAGGCCAGTTTATAAAGACAATTACCTTATTGTCAAACAAATCCCGCGTGTTGATATTATTAAATGCTATTCAGGAGTAGATGGCGTGTTAGTTGATGCAGCCTTACAGGCTGGAGCAAAGGGAATTATCTTGGAAGGCGTAGGAAGGGGCCAGGTAGCGCCTTTGATGATGAATTCAATTAAAAGCGCGATTAAAGCCGGAATCGTCGTCGTTATAACGACAAGCGCTGAAGAAGGGAAAGTCTATCCTGCCTATGCTTATCCCGGAAGCGCTTATGATTTACAACAAAACGGTGTCCTCTTAGGGGAGGATTATGATAGTAAAAAAGCTCGCATAAAATTAGCTGTCTTATTAGCAACTGTTGAAAAAGTAACGCAAGAGCATTTTAAACGATAA
- the prsW gene encoding intramembrane metalloprotease PrsW, which translates to MLAIISSGIAPGLALLCYFYLKDKFEAEPIGMVVRTMIYGALLVFPIMFIQYAFSSEGVFQSDWSNAYILSGLLEEFFKWFILYFTIFEHTEFNERYDGIVYGVAVSLGFATVENILYLIANGVEFAFSRALLPVSSHALFGVIMGFYLGKAKFASGEKKKVWLAFSVFLPIFLHGTYDFIILVLKEYWLYLIVPFMLLMWMNALRKMKEANKLDEAQIIPLFEQKNKLSQ; encoded by the coding sequence ATGTTAGCGATAATCTCAAGTGGAATAGCCCCAGGGCTTGCACTTCTTTGTTACTTTTATTTAAAAGATAAATTTGAAGCTGAGCCGATAGGAATGGTTGTTCGAACGATGATTTATGGTGCCTTACTCGTATTTCCGATTATGTTTATTCAATATGCATTTTCGAGCGAAGGTGTTTTTCAAAGCGATTGGAGTAACGCCTATATACTATCTGGGTTGCTAGAAGAATTTTTTAAATGGTTTATTTTATATTTTACAATTTTCGAACATACGGAATTTAATGAAAGATATGATGGCATCGTTTATGGTGTTGCAGTTTCTCTAGGTTTTGCAACGGTTGAAAATATTTTATATTTAATTGCAAATGGGGTTGAATTTGCTTTCAGTAGGGCCTTATTGCCTGTTTCAAGCCATGCCCTTTTTGGAGTTATAATGGGTTTTTATTTAGGGAAGGCAAAGTTTGCCAGTGGTGAAAAGAAAAAAGTCTGGCTTGCATTTTCAGTGTTTTTGCCTATTTTCCTGCATGGTACGTATGATTTTATTATATTAGTGCTAAAAGAATATTGGCTTTATTTAATTGTTCCGTTTATGCTTCTAATGTGGATGAATGCTTTAAGGAAAATGAAAGAGGCTAATAAATTGGATGAAGCACAAATCATACCTTTATTCGAACAAAAAAATAAATTATCGCAATAA